The stretch of DNA TGAGCAATGGggtttgggatcttgtagagttgcctaatgaagcaaaggctattggttgcaaatgagtctttaaaactaagaaagattcgttaggtaacattgagagatacaaggcaagacttgttgcaaagggatttactcaaaaagagggaatcgattatacggagacgttttctcttgtatctaagaaagattctctacgtataattttggcattagttgctcattttgaccttgaattgcaacaaatagatgtgaaaacggtatttctaaatggagatctagaggaagaggtttatatgaaacaacttgaaggtttctcctctagtgttggtaaacacttggtttgcaaacttaggaagtctatatacgacttaaaacaagcctcccgctaatggtattttaaatttcataaagtgatttcttcattcggatttgttgaaaatcccatgaaTCAATGCATAtagcagaaggttagtgggagtaaaatatgtttccttgttttatacgtagatgatattttgcttgtaaccaacgataagggtttgctgcataaggtgaaacaattcctttctaaaaattttgacatgaaggatatgagtgaagcatcttatgtcattggcattaagattcaTAGAGATAAACCTCgaagcattttaggtctatcacaagaaacctatattgataaatttttagaaagatttcggatgaaggatttttCACTAAGTGTTGCtctcattgtgaaaggtgataggttcaatttgaaccaatgcccaaagaacaactttgaaagggaatcaatgaaaaacatcccatatgcttctgtcgtaggaagccttatgtatgctcaagtctgtacaagacctgatattgcatttattgtggggatgctaggtcgatatcagagtaatccagattcagacttcgtcggttgtgttgattctcgtaaatcaacatcaggatatatttttatgatggccggtggagctatttcttggagaagcgctaagcagaccttgactgctacttctaccatggaagctgagtttgtctcctgttttaaggctacttcacatggtgtatggattaagagtttcatttctgggcttagaattatggattctatttctaagccattaaaaattttctgtgacaattcagctactgtctttatggctaaaaacaataaaagtggaagtcgaagtaaacatatcgacattaagtatctagccataagagaacgtgtaaaggaaaagaaagtggtcattgagcatattagcactgaattgatgattgctgatcctttgactaaaggcatgccacctctgaaattcaaggatcatgtagagaaaatgagacttggttccactttgtaatgatattgaaactcgtaTATATTAtacaattttctcattcatgtgcacattattttgagaaaatatattgttactggaccaagaataaatataaggtttattcattaagtaatattatcatattaagattaagaaactaaatacatcgtgatacatgggtgataatactcgctcttagaggacttatcgctataattcgtatatttatttcttaagaaagttgttcaacaaaaattaattcaaattattaagataaacgtatggaccaagtgggagaatgtaatcgttattattaaatattcaatATAACTGTTCTTATTATGATTCAtacttcattatcatgaatttcttcatttattatgatttaaatgattttagttttttattctttatgtatgaaaccattattattaaattgaatatttaatatcattaaagttcttaattatggtccaaacgttataaatttgaattaattcttgaacgttatgatttggtgataataaatgttcttgatgggagaacatatatatatatatatatatatatatatatatatatatatatatatatatatatataagaattttggtccttgggctcaatcatctctttgaagcgaaaggttttcctacaccatctaaagcgagagttctgagccgagaagtaccaaagttaaagaagaaacctctgtagaaattcttgacGATAATGGTTGGaggtacgttattttattttcgcattagtttttattgtgtttctattataatgatttataaacacaagttggtttcagtaATTTCTTACACAGTTCCCAACTTTCTTAATTAGTCTTAAGAGTTCTGCTTCTGTTTATAACGATCGCAGTTCTGCCAATGGATCATAAAAGCAGTTTAGGAGAACGATCACCTCCAAATTCTATTCCGATAAAAGACATAACTACATTGTATCTTCACTCGAAGAGGTGAAAGAAACATAACACTAATTCCGGAGAAAATAAAACAGTAATCATAACAAAAATGCATCATCATTGCTACGTTCCCTTCTGAGCTGAGGGCTTCTATCATGCAACGGCAGGCAAGTCTTTGAGCCACGAGTCCAGTGGCTTCCCAATGGCGTAAACGATGAAGCCGATCGCCCTCAGCTTCTCCGGGTCGACCACGTTGCGCCCGTCGAACACGAACGCTGGCTTCTGCATGTCGTCGTAGATCCTCCGGTAGTCCAGCTCCTTGAACTCGTCCCACTCCGTCAAGATGCACACCCCGTGCGCCCCCTTGGCGGCCTCGTACGCGTCCCACGCGATGCTCACCTGCTTCACGGCCGTGGGGCTCATGGGCTGCAGGTGCACCGGGTGATCCCAGTCGAACTTGTTCGTCGCGAGGTCACGTTGGATCTGGTCATCGGTCACCTGGGGGTCGTAGATGCTGATCGTGGCCTTGTCCCGCAGGAGGCCCTTGCAGACGTCGATGGCGGGGGCCTCCCTCGTGTCCCCGGTGTCCTTCTTGAAAGCAAACCCGAGCACGGCAATCTTCTTGCCCGACACCGTGTTGAACATGGAGGACACCACCCGGTTCACGAAGCGGTTCTTCTGGTAGTCGTTGATCTGGATGACCTGCTTCCAGTAGTTGGCCACCACTGACAGACCATTGCATTCAGAGATGTAGACCAGATTGAGGATGTCCTTTTGGAAGCAGGACCCTCCGAATCCAACGCTAGCATTCAAGAACTTGGGGCCGATTCTGGAATCCTTCCCCACGGCGTAGGCCACCTCAGACACATTAGCTCCGGTGGCTTCACAGAGTGCGGAAATGGCGTTGATCGAGGAGATCCTCTGTGCCAGGAAAGCATTGGCTGCAAGTTTCGATAGTTCCGCAGACCACAGATTAGTGGTCAGAAT from Musa acuminata AAA Group cultivar baxijiao chromosome BXJ2-11, Cavendish_Baxijiao_AAA, whole genome shotgun sequence encodes:
- the LOC135627631 gene encoding UDP-glucose 6-dehydrogenase 5-like; amino-acid sequence: MVKICCIGAGYVGGPTMAVIALKCPSIEVVVVDISVHRIAAWNGDQLPIYEPGLDDAVKQCRGKNLFFSTDIEKHVSEADIIFVSVNTPTKTRGLGAGKAADLTYWESAARVIADVSKSDKIVVEKSTVPVKTAAAIEKILTHNSKGINYQILSNPEFLAEGTAMQDLFKPDRVLVGGRETPEGRKAVQALKDVYAHWVPEDRILTTNLWSAELSKLAANAFLAQRISSINAISALCEATGANVSEVAYAVGKDSRIGPKFLNASVGFGGSCFQKDILNLVYISECNGLSVVANYWKQVIQINDYQKNRFVNRVVSSMFNTVSGKKIAVLGFAFKKDTGDTREAPAIDVCKGLLRDKATISIYDPQVTDDQIQRDLATNKFDWDHPVHLQPMSPTAVKQVSIAWDAYEAAKGAHGVCILTEWDEFKELDYRRIYDDMQKPAFVFDGRNVVDPEKLRAIGFIVYAIGKPLDSWLKDLPAVA